A single genomic interval of Arthrobacter methylotrophus harbors:
- a CDS encoding LLM class flavin-dependent oxidoreductase, with translation MEIGVFSVSDITTDPTTGHTPTENERIKAAVAIAKKVEEIGMDVYAIGEHHNRPFFSSSPTTTLAYIAAQTERITLSTSTTLITTNDPVKIAEDFAMLQHLADGRVDLIMGRGNTAPVYPWFGKNIQDGIELAVENYSLLRRLWDEDTVNWSGKYRTPLQNFTSTPRPLDGVAPFVWHGSIRSPQIAELAAYYGDGFFANNIFWPKEHYQQLIGLYRERYEHYGHGKADQAIVGLGGQFFMRKNSQDAVKEFRPYFDNAPVYGHGPSLEDFTSQTPLTVGSPQEVIEKTLAFREYFGDYQRQLFLVDHAGLPLKTVLEQLDLFGEEVLPVLRKEFADRKPAHVPDAPTHASRVAASVIASASEAVAEAASDAAGRKP, from the coding sequence ATGGAGATCGGCGTATTCAGCGTCAGCGACATCACCACTGACCCCACCACGGGCCACACCCCCACGGAGAACGAGCGCATCAAGGCCGCCGTGGCCATCGCCAAGAAGGTCGAAGAAATCGGCATGGATGTCTATGCGATAGGCGAGCACCACAACCGGCCCTTCTTCTCATCGTCCCCCACCACCACTCTGGCCTACATCGCGGCGCAGACTGAGCGCATCACGCTCTCCACGTCCACCACACTGATCACCACGAACGATCCCGTGAAGATTGCCGAAGACTTCGCCATGCTGCAGCACCTGGCGGATGGCCGCGTGGACCTCATCATGGGCCGCGGCAATACCGCACCGGTCTACCCCTGGTTCGGCAAGAACATCCAAGACGGGATCGAGCTCGCCGTCGAAAACTACTCCCTGCTGCGCCGGCTCTGGGATGAGGACACCGTCAACTGGAGCGGCAAGTACCGCACCCCGCTGCAGAATTTCACGTCCACGCCCCGCCCGCTCGACGGCGTGGCCCCCTTCGTCTGGCACGGATCCATCCGCAGCCCCCAGATCGCGGAACTCGCCGCGTACTATGGCGACGGCTTCTTCGCCAACAACATCTTCTGGCCCAAGGAGCATTACCAGCAGCTGATCGGCCTGTACCGCGAACGCTACGAGCACTATGGCCATGGCAAGGCAGACCAAGCGATTGTCGGACTCGGCGGACAATTCTTCATGCGCAAGAATTCCCAGGATGCCGTCAAGGAATTCCGTCCTTACTTCGACAATGCACCGGTCTACGGCCACGGACCCTCGCTCGAGGACTTCACCTCCCAGACGCCCCTCACGGTCGGCAGCCCGCAGGAAGTCATCGAAAAGACCTTGGCTTTCCGCGAGTACTTCGGCGATTACCAGCGCCAGCTGTTCCTGGTGGATCACGCCGGACTGCCGCTCAAGACCGTCCTGGAGCAACTGGACCTCTTCGGCGAAGAAGTCCTGCCGGTCCTGCGCAAGGAATTCGCTGATCGCAAGCCGGCCCACGTACCTGACGCCCCTACCCACGCCTCACGCGTGGCCGCGTCCGTGATCGCCTCGGCCAGTGAGGCGGTTGCCGAGGCTGCCAGTGACGCCGCAGGGCGGAAGCCGTGA
- the nadC gene encoding carboxylating nicotinate-nucleotide diphosphorylase, with protein MTSLTLPAAPVRDILERAFAEDAPSGDITSQLLIPAEARATAVLNARVPGVFSGGTVFRDAMLIIDPDTEVELLLADGEAFDAGAHLARVSGRARSVLLAERVGLNLAQRMSAIATKTAEFVKLVDGTKARITDTRKTTPGLRVLERYAVRCGGGANHRYSLSDAVLAKDNHLAVMTGGDSAKLTALLKAAKAQLGHTTHFEVEVDRAEQIEPVLAAGVDTIMLDNFSLEELRAGVKQVAGRAVVEASGNVNIKTVAEIAAAGVDVISIGGLTHSVIALDLGLDVTLDVTPSSGLG; from the coding sequence ATGACTAGCCTGACCCTCCCCGCAGCACCTGTCCGGGACATTCTGGAGCGTGCCTTCGCGGAGGACGCGCCGAGCGGGGACATCACCTCACAACTGCTGATTCCCGCGGAAGCCCGGGCCACCGCCGTGCTCAATGCCCGGGTGCCGGGCGTCTTCAGCGGCGGAACGGTGTTTCGTGACGCCATGCTGATCATCGACCCGGACACCGAAGTGGAGTTGCTGCTGGCTGACGGTGAAGCGTTCGACGCCGGAGCGCACCTCGCGCGGGTCAGCGGCCGGGCGCGCTCGGTGTTGCTCGCCGAACGCGTCGGGCTCAACCTCGCCCAACGAATGAGCGCCATTGCCACCAAGACAGCGGAGTTCGTGAAGCTGGTCGATGGCACCAAGGCCCGCATCACCGACACCCGGAAGACTACCCCGGGGCTGCGAGTGCTTGAACGCTACGCCGTACGTTGCGGCGGGGGAGCCAACCACCGCTACAGCCTGTCTGATGCGGTTCTCGCCAAGGACAACCATTTGGCCGTGATGACCGGAGGGGACTCGGCCAAGCTGACGGCCCTGCTGAAGGCCGCCAAAGCCCAACTGGGCCACACCACGCATTTCGAGGTGGAAGTTGACCGGGCCGAGCAGATCGAACCGGTGCTCGCGGCCGGGGTAGACACCATCATGCTGGACAATTTCTCCCTCGAGGAACTCCGTGCCGGCGTGAAGCAAGTGGCTGGGCGCGCCGTCGTCGAAGCGAGTGGCAACGTCAATATCAAAACGGTGGCGGAGATCGCCGCTGCAGGAGTTGATGTCATTTCCATCGGCGGACTCACACACAGTGTTATCGCGCTGGATCTGGGCCTGGATGTGACGCTGGACGTCACACCCTCCTCGGGTCTCGGCTGA
- the nadB gene encoding L-aspartate oxidase produces the protein MTAERFPGASARRRLVVVGSGIAGLYSALLAAEAGADVVLLSKGALADSNTFFAQGGISAVLEEPAPGDTVASHIADTLKAGAGHCDEEAVRVLCTEARLDILGLERFGVRFDADDDGDPALGLEAAHSAPRILHAGGDATGAEVAKALILAVLDAQEAGRIQVLGHAQAASLIQSEGRVTGVDFVRNGRTESVYGDAVLLATGGAGQLFAQTTNPSVATADGLALAWRAGAELADLEFFQFHPTSMVLSAARGRAHTGADPLLISEAVRGEGALLVDANGRRFMPDYHPDAELAPRDVVSRSIALHLASLGDPTGHVFLDARVVEANKGEGFLEKRFPTISARTRDAGVDWTREPVPVAPAAHYWMGGVVTDLHGRTSVPGLLAAGEVACTGVQGANRLASNSLLEGLVFGRRAVEGFLGEVPSNGRLTDSPDPSASAEALAWQPELVPEPFSRTALRRLMTAKAGVLRTGGLLREAAEALNAWAGVVLPRHVPDSVDPREHEDANLLLAAQLLVQAAGARRGSLGAHYRSDTAELRRETAAEEPHHRYTIRRKASLVND, from the coding sequence ATGACTGCAGAACGCTTCCCGGGCGCTTCGGCGCGGCGGCGACTCGTCGTCGTCGGGAGCGGTATCGCCGGACTCTATTCCGCGCTGCTCGCCGCCGAGGCCGGTGCGGATGTTGTCCTGCTCAGCAAGGGCGCGCTGGCTGACAGCAACACGTTCTTCGCACAGGGTGGGATTTCGGCAGTACTGGAGGAACCCGCGCCCGGCGACACGGTCGCTTCGCACATTGCGGACACACTCAAAGCCGGGGCGGGCCATTGCGACGAGGAAGCCGTGCGGGTGCTGTGCACCGAAGCGCGCCTGGATATCTTGGGGTTGGAGCGTTTCGGTGTCCGTTTTGACGCGGACGACGACGGCGACCCCGCCCTGGGGCTCGAAGCCGCCCACTCCGCCCCCAGGATCCTGCACGCCGGTGGAGACGCCACTGGCGCGGAGGTTGCGAAGGCGCTTATCCTCGCGGTCCTCGACGCACAGGAAGCTGGGAGGATCCAGGTGCTGGGACATGCGCAGGCCGCTTCCCTGATCCAGTCCGAGGGACGCGTGACAGGTGTTGACTTCGTGCGGAACGGACGTACCGAAAGCGTCTACGGCGATGCCGTGCTTCTTGCCACGGGCGGGGCAGGGCAGCTGTTCGCCCAGACCACCAACCCTTCGGTAGCGACGGCTGACGGCCTCGCGCTTGCGTGGCGCGCTGGAGCGGAGCTCGCAGACCTCGAGTTCTTCCAGTTCCACCCGACGAGCATGGTGCTGTCTGCTGCCCGGGGCCGAGCCCACACCGGCGCAGATCCGCTCCTCATTTCCGAAGCGGTCCGCGGTGAAGGCGCCCTTCTGGTGGACGCCAACGGCCGGCGATTCATGCCCGACTACCACCCGGACGCAGAACTCGCGCCCCGCGACGTCGTCTCCCGCAGCATCGCGCTCCACCTGGCTTCACTGGGCGATCCCACCGGGCACGTCTTCCTTGACGCCCGCGTCGTCGAAGCGAACAAAGGGGAGGGATTCCTCGAGAAGCGCTTCCCCACGATCAGCGCCAGGACCCGTGACGCCGGCGTCGACTGGACCCGCGAGCCCGTTCCGGTGGCACCGGCCGCGCATTACTGGATGGGCGGCGTGGTCACCGATCTGCACGGCCGCACCTCCGTGCCCGGGCTGCTTGCCGCCGGCGAAGTCGCCTGCACCGGAGTCCAGGGCGCCAACCGCCTGGCCAGCAACTCCCTGCTTGAAGGACTTGTCTTCGGGCGCCGGGCAGTCGAGGGGTTCCTTGGCGAGGTGCCGTCGAATGGTAGGTTGACCGACTCGCCAGATCCCTCGGCGTCGGCCGAGGCGCTCGCATGGCAGCCTGAGCTTGTCCCCGAGCCCTTCAGCCGTACCGCACTCCGTCGGCTGATGACTGCCAAAGCCGGGGTTCTCCGGACCGGCGGGCTGCTCCGGGAGGCGGCTGAGGCACTCAACGCCTGGGCCGGCGTCGTACTTCCCCGGCACGTGCCGGATTCTGTGGATCCGCGCGAGCACGAGGACGCCAATTTGCTTCTGGCCGCGCAGCTGTTGGTGCAGGCGGCGGGAGCGCGGCGGGGGTCGCTGGGGGCGCATTACCGGAGCGACACTGCCGAACTGCGGCGCGAAACCGCCGCCGAAGAACCACATCACAGATACACGATCCGCCGGAAAGCGAGCCTCGTCAATGACTAG
- a CDS encoding GtrA family protein: MDSSAAPRTEPRQESLTSPPARKGRKGLLRYPVVRQLIRFTGVGLVCTATSLALYALFRPWMGPQLANASALIITSLMNTALNRRLTFKITGNWKRTRDHVNGLIVIAVALVITGGSLGVLHALRPEATLSEDLWTTTLSGFVATGVRFTLLRHWIFRRARHV, translated from the coding sequence ATGGATTCTTCTGCCGCACCCAGAACCGAGCCGCGGCAGGAATCCCTCACCAGCCCGCCCGCCCGAAAGGGTCGCAAAGGCCTTCTGCGCTATCCGGTGGTCCGTCAGCTCATCCGTTTCACCGGCGTCGGACTCGTCTGCACCGCGACGTCACTGGCGCTGTACGCGCTGTTCCGGCCGTGGATGGGACCCCAGTTGGCCAACGCATCTGCACTAATCATCACTTCGCTCATGAACACGGCCCTGAACCGACGGTTGACCTTCAAGATCACCGGCAACTGGAAGAGAACCCGTGACCATGTGAACGGGCTGATCGTGATCGCCGTCGCCCTGGTCATCACCGGCGGGAGCCTGGGCGTCCTGCACGCGTTGCGGCCCGAAGCCACCCTGAGCGAGGATCTCTGGACCACCACGCTGTCCGGATTCGTCGCGACGGGGGTGCGCTTCACCTTGCTGCGGCACTGGATCTTCCGCCGAGCCCGCCATGTCTGA
- a CDS encoding DUF1684 domain-containing protein, with protein sequence MAPDQLDEDEDSVAGISALDIADWRLRTFALYDDVRKIAGDDPFQAHVYWRQERDRMFGTHPASALTPASKQAFSGLRTADYDPRFRRYASLSPEGAGQEMNVQTGTDGVVPFVRLGTFDLDELGSLAVWRLRSYGGGIFVPFRDATAGKPGGSYGAGRYLLDTIKGAFHGLRGSRQQEFILDFNFAYNPSCAYNEAWACPLAGPANRLAAGVPVGELYLPA encoded by the coding sequence ATGGCTCCCGATCAGCTTGATGAGGACGAAGACAGTGTGGCGGGAATTTCCGCCCTGGACATCGCGGACTGGCGTTTGCGGACGTTTGCCTTGTACGACGACGTCCGGAAGATCGCTGGCGACGATCCCTTCCAGGCCCATGTCTATTGGCGCCAGGAACGGGACCGCATGTTCGGAACCCACCCGGCGTCGGCATTGACTCCCGCCAGCAAGCAGGCTTTCTCGGGCCTCCGCACCGCGGACTATGATCCCCGGTTTCGCCGCTATGCGTCCCTGTCTCCGGAAGGCGCTGGCCAGGAGATGAACGTCCAGACCGGCACCGACGGCGTGGTGCCGTTTGTCCGTCTCGGCACCTTCGATCTCGACGAGCTTGGCTCGCTGGCCGTGTGGCGCCTCCGCAGCTACGGCGGCGGCATCTTCGTACCCTTCCGCGACGCGACGGCAGGCAAACCGGGAGGAAGCTACGGCGCCGGCCGGTACTTGTTGGACACCATCAAGGGTGCCTTCCACGGCCTTCGCGGATCTAGGCAACAGGAGTTCATCCTCGACTTCAACTTCGCCTACAACCCGTCGTGCGCGTATAACGAGGCCTGGGCCTGCCCTTTGGCCGGTCCGGCGAATCGACTGGCCGCAGGCGTCCCGGTAGGTGAGCTCTACCTGCCCGCCTAA
- a CDS encoding cysteine desulfurase family protein — protein sequence MIFLDAAATTPVRREVLEAMWPFLTGEFGNPSSHHSLGEAAANALSGARAAVAKALGCRPGEITFTSGGTEADNLAVKGIALARRAADPALNRVVVSAIEHPAVAESALYLQRVHGFEVDVVPVDRRGVVTPEALRAALGPATALVSVLYANNEIGTVQPVRQLAEVAAEQGVSFHTDAVQAAGWLPIGVKELGVDALSISGHKLGAPKGSGVLYAKGRLRLEPLVHGGGQERGRRSGTENVAGAVALATALTLAHAEQAQLAGSVSALRDTFIRTVLESVPGAVLTGDPSQRLPSIASFCFPGTSGESVLLELERLGVVCSSGSACAAGSDAPSPVLLALGIEPEVAQTAVRFSFNSTVTPAELERAAEAVAAAVGSVQGLGRR from the coding sequence GTGATCTTCCTCGACGCCGCGGCGACGACACCCGTCCGCAGGGAAGTCCTCGAAGCGATGTGGCCGTTTCTGACGGGGGAGTTCGGCAATCCCTCAAGCCACCACAGCCTCGGCGAAGCGGCTGCGAACGCGTTGTCCGGGGCCCGCGCTGCGGTAGCGAAGGCATTGGGCTGCCGGCCGGGGGAGATCACTTTCACCTCTGGCGGTACCGAGGCCGACAATCTGGCGGTGAAAGGAATCGCCCTCGCCAGACGTGCGGCGGATCCTGCTCTGAATCGCGTTGTTGTCAGCGCCATCGAGCATCCCGCCGTCGCGGAATCGGCGCTCTATCTGCAACGCGTCCATGGGTTCGAGGTGGACGTGGTCCCTGTGGACCGGCGTGGCGTGGTGACGCCCGAGGCGCTTCGGGCTGCACTGGGTCCGGCGACGGCACTGGTCAGCGTTTTGTATGCCAACAACGAGATCGGGACGGTCCAGCCGGTAAGGCAGCTTGCGGAGGTGGCCGCGGAACAGGGCGTGTCGTTCCACACGGACGCCGTCCAGGCTGCTGGCTGGCTGCCCATCGGTGTCAAGGAACTGGGAGTGGACGCCTTGAGCATTTCGGGTCATAAGCTCGGCGCGCCCAAGGGCAGCGGCGTGCTCTATGCCAAGGGAAGGCTGCGGCTCGAGCCGTTGGTCCACGGCGGCGGCCAGGAGCGGGGCAGGCGTTCGGGAACGGAAAACGTGGCGGGTGCAGTTGCGCTGGCGACGGCCTTGACGCTTGCGCATGCCGAACAGGCCCAACTCGCAGGGAGTGTCTCGGCGCTGCGGGATACCTTCATTCGTACTGTCCTTGAAAGTGTGCCCGGTGCCGTACTAACCGGCGATCCCTCGCAGCGCTTGCCTTCGATAGCGTCCTTTTGTTTCCCGGGTACAAGTGGCGAGTCCGTTTTGCTGGAGCTTGAGCGGCTTGGTGTGGTCTGTTCGAGCGGATCGGCGTGCGCCGCGGGATCCGATGCCCCGTCGCCGGTTCTGCTTGCTTTGGGAATCGAGCCCGAGGTGGCCCAGACTGCTGTGCGTTTCAGCTTCAATTCCACGGTGACCCCAGCGGAACTGGAGCGCGCCGCGGAAGCCGTGGCCGCCGCCGTCGGGAGCGTCCAGGGCCTCGGTCGCCGCTGA
- a CDS encoding fumarylacetoacetate hydrolase family protein produces the protein MTSSRSCRIARVRPLFPATPNEQFFVANDAVDFASEAGRNWTVVDSPFPGSPANGSSAERPGWHTGAEVPEDSFTFLAPSVPANVFGMAHNTGQPGRDLPAQAFHKAATSVIGPGDAIELASDVGYVDPEAELTVVVGRKVRGLTLDNARTAILGFTIGNDVSARDLQRSDELWISAKSQDTFTPAGPWIVTDLDDSELSISIVHNGRELRAASSADLGWKVDEILVYLTSFMTLHPGDLILTGFPAECARIEPGDVVTCRIEGIGELSNPVKTASWE, from the coding sequence ATGACATCTTCACGTTCATGCCGGATCGCCCGCGTCCGCCCACTCTTCCCCGCTACGCCGAACGAACAATTCTTCGTAGCCAACGACGCCGTCGACTTCGCTTCCGAGGCTGGCAGAAACTGGACCGTGGTGGACAGTCCCTTCCCGGGCTCGCCGGCAAATGGCAGCAGCGCCGAGCGACCCGGTTGGCACACTGGCGCCGAAGTCCCGGAGGATTCCTTCACATTCCTGGCCCCGTCCGTTCCCGCCAACGTCTTCGGCATGGCGCACAACACCGGTCAACCAGGCCGGGACCTGCCTGCGCAGGCATTCCACAAGGCAGCCACCAGTGTCATCGGACCGGGCGACGCCATCGAGCTCGCTTCCGACGTCGGCTACGTGGACCCCGAAGCGGAACTGACCGTCGTCGTCGGGCGCAAAGTCCGGGGGCTGACGCTTGACAACGCGCGCACCGCCATCCTTGGCTTCACGATCGGCAACGATGTCTCCGCGCGCGATCTGCAGCGGTCCGACGAACTCTGGATCAGCGCGAAAAGCCAAGACACGTTTACTCCTGCTGGACCGTGGATCGTCACGGACCTCGACGACAGCGAGCTATCGATCAGCATCGTGCACAACGGCAGGGAATTACGGGCGGCCAGTTCTGCCGATCTCGGCTGGAAAGTGGACGAAATCCTTGTGTACCTCACCTCATTCATGACCTTGCACCCCGGCGACCTGATCCTCACAGGCTTCCCCGCGGAGTGCGCCCGGATCGAACCCGGAGACGTTGTGACGTGCCGCATTGAGGGCATCGGAGAGCTCAGCAACCCCGTAAAGACAGCATCTTGGGAGTAG
- a CDS encoding MarR family winged helix-turn-helix transcriptional regulator yields MSTKAPSSSSVRLAAETWESLFRSQVAVMRRLQAGKAFRTLPIKEYDVLFTLSRCPTGKLRLNEINDHVLLSQSSLSRLVDRLEKRGLVERSIAPDDGRGILLGLTPAGQELQKEIGREHIRDIAELVAPALTVEEQRELLRLTEKLQAFVARK; encoded by the coding sequence GTGAGCACCAAGGCGCCCAGCTCCTCGTCAGTGCGCCTCGCCGCCGAAACCTGGGAGTCCTTGTTCCGCTCCCAGGTGGCGGTGATGCGCCGGCTTCAGGCCGGGAAAGCATTCAGGACGTTGCCCATCAAGGAATATGACGTCTTGTTCACCCTTTCCCGATGCCCCACGGGCAAACTGCGGCTGAACGAGATCAACGACCATGTCCTGCTCAGCCAATCCAGTCTGAGCCGGCTGGTTGACAGGCTGGAAAAGCGCGGCCTGGTGGAGCGCAGCATCGCCCCCGACGACGGTCGCGGAATCCTCCTCGGGCTGACTCCGGCCGGCCAGGAACTGCAGAAGGAGATCGGCCGGGAGCACATCCGCGATATTGCCGAGCTGGTAGCCCCTGCCCTGACGGTCGAGGAACAGCGTGAGCTTCTCCGGCTGACGGAAAAGCTGCAAGCCTTCGTCGCTCGCAAATAG
- a CDS encoding transglutaminase family protein, producing the protein MERNVAAQLVFKTVANTKVAMAIAVASNPGYESLTEELNVTVEGAAVPLTELTDHHGGRFHYMEFAEPSEVTVDYRASVEGLGLPDESSRMELIRYVRPSRYAESDRLLPTSYAEFGGVHGEELLQAVRNWVHGELRYVSGSSRGTDGAVETLLHRKGVCRDFAHLAVALLRSKDIPARLAAVYAPGLSPMDFHAVAEAHLDGTWYVIDPTGLAPRESMLRITAGRDSSDTAFLSTVGGSLSLKSMKVTAVVADELPEEDPEKLVILR; encoded by the coding sequence ATGGAACGCAACGTTGCTGCCCAGCTCGTTTTCAAGACCGTCGCGAACACCAAGGTAGCGATGGCCATCGCCGTGGCCAGTAATCCAGGCTATGAATCTTTGACTGAAGAATTGAACGTCACGGTCGAGGGTGCGGCAGTCCCTCTCACTGAGCTGACAGACCATCATGGTGGGCGATTCCATTACATGGAGTTCGCCGAACCCAGCGAGGTCACAGTGGACTACCGCGCCTCGGTGGAGGGTCTTGGCCTTCCGGACGAGTCCTCACGCATGGAACTCATCCGTTATGTGCGTCCCAGCCGCTATGCCGAGTCTGATCGGCTCCTTCCGACGTCGTACGCTGAGTTCGGAGGGGTGCACGGCGAAGAGCTGTTGCAGGCGGTCCGGAACTGGGTCCACGGCGAGCTGCGCTACGTCAGTGGTTCCTCGCGCGGAACCGATGGGGCCGTGGAAACGCTCCTGCACCGCAAAGGAGTTTGCCGCGACTTTGCCCACTTGGCTGTTGCCCTGCTCCGTTCCAAGGACATCCCGGCGCGGCTTGCCGCAGTGTACGCCCCGGGCCTGAGTCCCATGGATTTCCACGCCGTGGCAGAAGCCCACCTCGACGGAACATGGTACGTGATCGACCCCACCGGACTGGCCCCCAGGGAGTCCATGCTCCGCATCACGGCCGGGCGCGATTCCTCCGACACCGCGTTCCTGTCCACGGTGGGCGGCAGCTTGTCATTGAAAAGCATGAAAGTCACTGCGGTAGTGGCCGACGAGCTGCCGGAGGAGGATCCGGAAAAACTCGTCATCCTTCGCTAG